Within the Rosa rugosa chromosome 2, drRosRugo1.1, whole genome shotgun sequence genome, the region ATTGCTGATCTATGAATATATGCCCAACAGAAGCTTGGACTGCTACATTTTCGGTTTGAACACTTCAACTCTACTTATACTTTCGGATTTAATTTTGGTACTAGAATAATTTTATTCATACACTTGCTAGATCAAACACAAGGTAGGCAGTTGGATTGGTCTCAGTGCTTCCACATTATCGAAGGTATAGCAAGGGGTCTTCTCTACTTGCATCAGGATTCCAGACTGAGGATTATTCATAGAGATCTTAAAGCAAGCAATGTGTTACTTGATGATGAGATGAAACCAAAAATCTCAGACTTTGGCATGGCTAGGCTTTTTGGAGGAGATGAGACTGAAGGAGTCACAAAAAGAGTAGTTGGAACCTAGTAAGTAACCAAGTATTAAATTTATTACATCTCTGCCATAATCTGCCTGTTTCTTAATTAAGTGTTCTGTTTCGTGTGACATGTACTCTACAGCGGTTACATGGCACCAGAATATGCCATTAATGGTCAATTCTCTGTAAAATCTGACGTTTTTAGCTTTGGCATTTTATTGCTGGAGACATTAACGGGAAAGAGGAGTAGAGGATTTCATGATCAGAAACACAACCTTAATCTAGTTGGACATGTAAGTGTCAACTTCTGAATTCATCATCAGTTAAATTTGTCAAATGAATATTGTGTAGATGAATGTCTAAGTGTATTGATTAGGTGTGGAGATTGTGGAAAGAAGGAAGGTCCTTTGAGGCGATTGACGAATGCTTAAGGGAATCATGCACTCTATCAGAAGCATTGCATTGCATACATGCTGGTCTTCTATGTGTCCAAAAGCTTCCTGAAGATAGGCCGACCATGTGGGCGGTGGTTCTGATGCTAGGTGGTGAGAGTGCCTTGCCTCAACCCAAAAGGCCAGGTTTATATGTAGGAAAATATTCATCATCTGAAGTAGATTCATCTTCAAGTAAGAATGAAACATTCTCGTATACAAATGAATGTTCAATAACTGTGGCGGAGGCTCGATAAGACTCGAGATTCTCAAGTAGCATCTAATTTGTTAGTACTGTTCATTCCTGTAGTGGAGGACGTCCAAAATCTGCGTACCAATCTAGGACTAAGGATGAGGAGACAACTTTCAAAGATTACATTTCATGACTctggtttctttttttttgaaggggggTAGAAGCCCCATCAGATGTTATTATTGATGGAATTACTATACTGCGAGGGGGACTTGGTGCCTATACCTCGAGTATAATTGTATACATCTTCAAGAAGAACATCCTCAATAATAGAGGGAGTCTCCCCAATCCAAACATCGTCAAAATAGGATAAACTAGCAAAGGGTGCTAAACGATGAGCcacactatttgcttcacgataTACATGTCGAATTTGAACAAAATCAAAAGCACTCATGTACTCTTTGCAATCATCCACAATTCGACCTACCCCGGAGTAGTCCTCATTAGGATTGACCAACGCACTAACTAGCACTGCACAATCTGTTTCCAATTCATGACTCTGGTTTCTTCAAACTCGTggaaaagtaaaatatattttctctatttcttacatgttttattttttaaaattttttatcACATTAACAACTGAAAATTATAACAACTAGTCGAAGGGAAAACTTTTGTCACTAGACCAAATTAATGGTGTTGAGTGCCTTACATGAGCTTTAATAATAGTGTTTTGtaaatttattttgtttgtttgtttattttttaaataggCCCTCCTTTGATTAGTTCAAGccatatagattttttttaaatttttttagtaAAAGTTCTCTCTGCAAGTAAATAATATAGAATTTATCATTTCTATCGGCTTGTCTTTGCATCAAGACACAACCCCAACATCTATTTGTCCTTTGAAAATATGTGCAAACCATGCACATAATGAtttcaatgtcaaattatataGAGCTCATGATGTATATACTGCTTTTTAATACTCATAATTCATAAATGCTTAGCACACAAGAAAAGTCGACTCTCTCCAATTGACAATATGATTTAATTTTTGTCAAAAGTGTTAAATATTGGAAGATAATAACTTAGTTTGCAAGACATACATAGAAAAATTTGATTCAATAGAAAATGACTTAAGAATTCCTACTTATGATGGATATTCAACGCTCTTTTCCCTTGAAAGAAGTGAGTATTGTATATTATAGGTAGCTTGGAATTCAACcttatcatttttatttttttgcgaaaatgatatatttataaaaagggaaatgatggaaaaggtcacattagagtgtgaaatgataaaaaggtcacctagtttcccacttgataaaaaggtccattatgaattgttagtaatattaatttagtccttattaataataaagtgatgttaaaaaaggtcagtttttaatttttttgattccgatTATGCCCTTCAAGCCAATTCTCTCTTTatattcttctcctcctccgcACAGACACAAACCTCCTCTCTGGAGTGTCAATGGACGCGCACATGAGGCCTTATGATGATCTCCTTACCAACAGGTGTGACTATTTTCTCAATTCTCCCTAGCTTTTTTCAAATCTGGTATTTGTAATTGTAGTGAATTAAAGGTTGTGAAACTTGGATTGGAATCAGGTACTAGACCTCTTCATGCCCGCAGCCGAGACCACCGACTCTGATCGGCAAAACGATGCTGTCTTAGACGATGCGACGCCGCTGCGCTCCGTAGCTTCTGTTTCTCGGTCTCCGGCGCTGCCGTGGGAGAGCGACTGTGAGGATCAGGTCAAGGAGGGGATCGTTATGTTTTCGACCGATGGCGGGAGtggcaagaagaagaaaaagacaaGGTTTTGGTTGAAGAAGAATGGAGTAGTTAATAATGTTACTAAGAACTTGGGTGATGATTCCATCTTAAAGGCCTTGAGGTATTTCTTGTTCTAGTACTTTGATTCTTTTATCTTTTACTGAAAAGCATTATTAATTGGATTCTGGTGCTTGTATGTCAATATAGAAAGCCTTTGATTATGGTAGTACCATGTGGTTTACAAAACTATCAGGTCGGAAGCATTAAAGGGTTGTTAGGGAATTTGAGTCATTTGAAGATAGTAGAAGAAAACAGCTACATGATCCTGAAGATGGCCAGTTACTGGACATTGCTTGTAAATCTTTAATTAATGAGTTTTCAGAATTTTTCAGGTTGGAATCAATTATGAAACCATCTTGAGGTTAGAGTTTTTATAAAGTGAACCTGTAAAGCCTCTAAAAAAGGAAGTAATTTAGTTGTGGGATTCAGGTCAACATTTTCAATTGCTGGTGTAAAACAGATCTTAACACAACATTTCATTTCTAATCTGTTTCTAGAGGAGTAAATCATGTCACCAAACAGAATTACATAATAGTTTTGTCACTTTGTGTGCAACTTAGATGCCAACCTCGGAATCCCTGCCATTAGCGTTTAAATTGTCATGACTGCCAGCTTCCTTTGGTTCACTTCAGCCTGTCTTGTTTTGCATTGGATGTTTCAAATGCGACAGAAGTGAGCAGCAAAGATAATATTAGTTTTCCATCCTTTGATTTCTTGGAAACTAGCTTGCGTTGTCAACTTGTGAGTTTGGAACCTTTTTGAGCAATTTTGAGTTGCTATGTTCAAAAGGATCGAAGTGTATCATCATGTAGTATGTGTCACTGAACTATTTTGACATTAGTTGAAGTGGAGTCCGTAACTTACATATTGAAACTATTTTAATTAACATGTTGATAAGCATTAATAATCAATGTGAAATTATGAAGGTATGATACTATTGATATCCAGTAACTTTTGTCCGTTGTTTTTGCTATCTTGATTGATAGAGAAGATTTCATTATGAATTGCAATGTCCTCTTGTTTCATTCTCCTTCTGTTTGATTTGATGTTTGGAAGTTGGAGGCCTCTGTTTGGAATATCTTGCGGGAAGTTTTCCTTAAAATATTGGTAGATGTGTTAATGTCCTAATTTCTGCTGTTTTTTCGAGTGGATTTTATGAAGCTTGGTTGTCTTCCTTTCTGTCAGTGTTATATACTTTCTAAATGGATGTTGATGTGGTTGAGGCTGCAGCTTTGGGCTCAGTCAATCAAGTCATGGTTTGTCTGATCCGACTTTCATGTAACAGGCttgtttttctgtttctttcttctGGAGGAGTTCGTCTCCTTTGGATAAATCGACTCCTTTTGGGCTAAATTAACACCTATTATGAGGCCACCTAACATCCCCATTCAGCATGTGATTCTGATAGCATAATCCAGTTTCCGGTTTGTAAATATACAATCTTCAGACAAGTGGTAGTGATGGTACCATGGAATGTACTATATTTATCATAATGTACAGAATGTACTAAAATCTGAAAAGTATATTGGAAACTAGTCCAGGAGTACCATGGAAGAGCTGAAGAAATAAATGAGGATTGTCTCATCTTGATTGGATTGGAGGGGAATTTTGTATTTGCAGTCAAATGATTTAggctgttgaagaatgttgatgCTGTATTACTGATACTTTTGTATCTCAATTGCATTTTTATAGATGGAATAAATTGAGAAAACATCATAATTTTGTTGGCGGTTGTATACTTTTTTGTTTGGTTGACcagggattgacagtgacatggtcagtgagtTTGCcggtgacttgaggttaacagtgacttgatcagGGATTGATAGTGACTTGTTCATGACTGTaacatggccagtgacttgaggtaAACAGTAACATGGAAAATGATATGTaattgacagtgacttggttaATGACTTGGTTATCGACTTGTGATCAACATTAGATATGACCagtgacctggccagtgacatgttcataacAGAGATATGAGGTtaacagttacctggtcagtgacTTAGTCAGTGATAGCGACGTCACAGGCCAGCTAGTGATCtggccagttacatgatcagttacatacattgtaagtgacatggtcagttacatgatcagttacaggccatgtcaatgacaatgtcagtgacatgatcaattacatggtcagtcacatgatcagttacatggtcagttacatgatcagttacatgattagttacatacattgtaagttacatggtcagttacatgatcagttacataatctgtgacttgactattaacttaaccagttacatgatcaattacatggtcagttacatggtcagttacatgatcagttacataatctgTGACTTGACTGTTAACTTAACCAGTGACATATTCATGACTTGGCTACTAACTTAAAATCTAGATACAACagggattgacagtgacttgTGTACTAACTTGTGATCAACATTGGACATGATCAGTGACATTGACTTGTCTAAATTCAGAAAATGCCTGAAACTTGAATGTGCTGTaaatttcattaaggaaaactaaacataACAGTGATACCATAAAAAGATATAAAAAGCTAATTGTTTAGTAAGCTGGAGTTTACAATTGGCCAGTGACTTGCATCCTAAGccctaaacaaatttctaaaactcTAAATCTGTAGAGATCCAAATCTGCATATGTTTCGCAAATGTCTTGATTATATGAGCTCTATATTGCAAAATATACTTCTTGCTGAGTGTCTTCTGAATCCCCTCCTCTTTCAAAAGTTTCTCCATGTAGTACATCACAAAAATTCCACAATCCAATCTGTTGGCCATGAAAAAATTATAGTCAATGAATTTGAACAGTATAACAATAAAGTGACATTTTAAAGTGTTGTATACTTATAAGATTACTTCttgtgaaaatgagaaaatcatTAGTAActttgacagtgacatggtcagtaacATGTTCATGACTATGACATGACTAATTATTTGGGGTTAACAATTAACCGACCAGTGACCTGGATATAACAATgattaaaaaatttcaaaatatgccagtgacatgcaatatgaCTTGACCAATGACTTGTTCAGTGCAAtatgacttgaccagtgacatggtcaatgacatggatataacagtgacttggtcaatgACTTAGCaagtgacatgtgattgacatTGGACATGACCGGTAACCTGGCCAGTAACAACAAATTTGACACATAGTTCTACAATTAGCACATAGTTCTCAAATTTGACCAGAGAAATTGAGCAAGCATACCAAGAACCAAAGCAAAACCCACAAGAGTCAAGAAATGATAACTAAGTCATTCAAAGAGCACCCAAACAAAAGTTGCAACAGTTAAAACACTAGCTGATATGTTTTTGTTCCTCCACAACAACATatcacactatgccaaaaaggccttcagacgacagaacagttctgtcgtctgaacgaaccaaaatatgtcgtctagtacggtgtcgtgtcttgggggtatcagacgacagaacacttctgtcgtctgaaaaatcagacgacataaacaaataaaagtcTTGTGTTGTCTGATGAGTTTTACATTTCGGGACCAATGTAATTTGTATCTTTAAAAGCTGTAACACAACAGTTTTGTGTTgtatgaaaaacaaaacaaccacaGTCTTATGTAAATTCTATTGTGTAAAGCATATTTGCAAGACAGATTTGTGTTGTGTGAATGCCCTTAAGTAAGAAATATGAAGGctcatatgtagtgtcttctgCCATACAACAACAATTGAATGTTGTGTAAATTGACTTTAAACAACATTTATCTATGGTCGTAAAGTTTTTCAGACCACAATTATGTGTCGTTCTAGGGTACGTTCAGATGACAATTAAGTGTTGTTTGAAAGGTTTTGAAAATGTACTTATGTGATGTTGATAAATGGTTAAGACAATAGATATCATATTCTTTCTGTTATGGTAGTTTCATTACAACaacaatttactgtcgtttgagattGTTAACACGACAAATATTTGTGAAATAATGACACATAAACAATAAGTAATTCACTTTATTGAATAAGG harbors:
- the LOC133728773 gene encoding G-type lectin S-receptor-like serine/threonine-protein kinase SD1-1 codes for the protein MDQNNGLNEDLELPLYSLSTIIDATDSFSFNKKLGEGGFGPVYKGRLTDGQEIAVKRLSQTSGQGATEFKNEVILIAKLQHRNLVKLLGCCIEGEEKLLIYEYMPNRSLDCYIFDQTQGRQLDWSQCFHIIEGIARGLLYLHQDSRLRIIHRDLKASNVLLDDEMKPKISDFGMARLFGGDETEGVTKRVVGTYGYMAPEYAINGQFSVKSDVFSFGILLLETLTGKRSRGFHDQKHNLNLVGHVWRLWKEGRSFEAIDECLRESCTLSEALHCIHAGLLCVQKLPEDRPTMWAVVLMLGGESALPQPKRPGLYVGKYSSSEVDSSSSKNETFSYTNECSITVAEAR